Genomic segment of Lampris incognitus isolate fLamInc1 unplaced genomic scaffold, fLamInc1.hap2 scaffold_270, whole genome shotgun sequence:
ATTCAGCAGCTTCATGCAAAATTAAGAACCaggttggggggaaaaaaagcggaATTATCCTTTAATCTTATTCCTTACAATACAGGCCTGAATTAAGTCTTTAGCCTAACATTAGCATAAATCTAACCCTAAAAAACCTGCTTTTTATATAGGACCCATTTTACTGTTCACTTTTTGCAACATTtctgcaagcccccccccccccccccccagttactgCCATGATGGCTGACAGACTTTCAAGATTAACCTTGGTCGTATCCGCTGCCCTATGAGTCGCCACAAAAAGGCAACGGATGGCGTGAGACAGCATTCGTTATATTATAATTTCTTACTATTTCCATTAGAGATGTCTATGAACTAACCTcacattattgttttttttggggggggggattttccccccccttttttctccccagttgtacccggccaattaccccactcttctgagccaccccgggtcctgctccaccccctctgtcgatccggggagggctgcagactaccacatgcctctccgatacaagtggagtcgacagtgcggagtttcaccggggggacgtagcgtgtgggaggatcacgctacccccccccccccccgaacaggcaccttgaccaaccagaggaggcgctagtgcagcaaccaggacacatatccacatccagcttcccacctgcagacatggccaatcgtgtctgtggggacgcccggccaagccggaggtaacacggggattcgaactgccgatccccgtgctggtaggcgacggaagagaccaccacgctacccggacacccccaatcTCACATTTATCTGTTGTCTTAATGCTGCTCTCTGCTGTTTTCAGTGGGGTGTTGGAGTTCATCGTCGGGGGGACTGCGGGGTGCCTGATTGGTCGATCACCATGTCAATCATTATTTTCCAAAAGTTGACCTCTAACCCTGGAGAGAGGCGCTTGCTGAATTCCCTCAGTCGAAGCGCCAAAAAAAAAGGTAAGAATACCCAAGAAGTCTGACATCTCACAACTATAGCAATACAAAATACATACACTCGCACATCTCGTGCACACCCGGAGGAACACACAGACGAACACCACACACAGAGTCAGTAGGTTAGCAGTACAGACCTGACTTAAGCACAGGGTTCCCAGACAGCAGCactttgaaagagagagagttccTCAGTCCCATGGCACAGCAAAGCAACAACACATACACCAGCTACAGCAACccattacgcacacacacactaaggttACGGACACGGCATCGCACACACGGGCCATTCAGAGACCAGAATGCAGTTGGAAGGAAGAGATACCAAACAGAGAGACACCAGgcaaggaagagaagagaaggtaggaatagaatagaatagattccTTTATTGTCCCCCGAGGGGCCAGAAAAAAGTCGTAGTAGCATCCACAAAATATAGGACAGACATCATACAAAGATGacaaaaagagagaagaagaacaaTATACAATATCCACAGTGTTTGGTAGCAAGAGAGGGGAAATATACAAGGTGACAGTACagtggagggggggagagagtggttggctggttggggggggggggttgttcgggaGGAGGGAGCTGTGGGGGTCTACATTACAGGGTCTGTACAACACAAAGTCCTGACagaaggagggaggagaggagaaggaggagggagaAGGCTCTACCTCTGTTGGCATTGCTGGTGTCAGCAGctgaaagggagacagagagagacaggagttaGGTCGCAGtttcccgccccccccctccctttttctccccagttgtatccggccaattaccccactcttctgagcccgcCCCGGTTGCccctacaccccctctgccgatccagggagggctgcagactacctcctccgagacatgtggagtcgccagtcgcttcttttcacctgacagtgaggagtttcaccagggggatgtagcgtgtgggaggatcacgctattccccctcccccccgaataggcgccccgcccgaccagaggaggcactagggcaacgaccaggacacatacccgcatccggcttctcacccgcaaacacggccaattgtatctgtagggacgcccgaccaagccggaggtaacatggggattcgaaccgccgatctccgtgttggtaggcaacggaatagaccgccatgccacccggacgcccttaggtTGCAGTTTTACAGGGTAGGGAAGACAAAACCATAAAGAAACGGAAAAGACAAAGCGTTTTTCTAaccttatccctaaccctaacccctggggtgttcacatccatccattatccgaaccgcttatcctgctctcagggttgcggggatgctgcaacctatcccagcaggcattgggcggcaggcggggagacaccctggacgggccgatatacacacacattcacacctagggacaatttagtacggccgattcgcctgaccaacatgtctttggactgtgggaggaaaccggaggaaacccacacagacacggggagaacatgcaaactccacacagaggacgacccccaaggttggacaaccccggggctcgaactcaggaccttcttgctctgaggcgactgcagtaaccactgcgccacaacaTAAATAGCATAAATTTATTATCATTATGCATGTACGGTGCAAGTGTCACCATGGCAACTCAAGCAGACCAATCACTGAAGAAAAATGCTACAAAACATCAGAAAATAACCAATCGCAGGTGGTTTTGTAAATTTGGATTTAAGTGCAGATGTGCAGATTCAGAGCGACGCTAGTCGTTTTGAACGCAGGGTCACTCCAAATTACAAGAGGGAGAAATACAGATCGACTAGAGCTCTACTTTACTGTATATAGAAGATGGGGCGGATGGTGGGGGACCTGAATAAAACCCTGATAGTGTCATCATCAGGTCCTGCACCAACCTGCTCTGATGGATATGGCGAAGGTCTTGCTGTCCGTTCCGTGTTCGTTGGAGGCCTCGCAGATCGCCCCGTCCTTCATGACCCCGGCGTTGGCCTCCAGGGTGACGCTGCTCACCACCTTGGTACCTTCCACTGTCACCGACTGGGGAGGTACGGAGGGGTTTGGGGTGGTACAGATGAGAGGGagcaggaaaggggggggggttggaggagcAAATTGGGCATGAAGCCAGAGGGGAGAAGAAATAtgggtgtttgggggggggttgaggcAGGGAGCGGGGGGGAGATGGGAGGGGTGAAAGAGAAGTTGAATGTCGCATGAATTATGAATCTAATTCATCCTAAGGGCCTGTTTAGAAACGCTAACTCATGACATTTTTTTCAATTACTACATCGCGACCAAACGAAAGGGGACCATTTAATATTTCTGAGCCGCTCTGAGCTCCTTTTGATTCTCTCACTTGCGTTGCCTTTACAATTTAACACACCGCTTTCACAGAACAGATCTCAAGTTTCAACTTCTAATTGAAAATTATGCAAATATCCGTTACCGGCACTACTGAACAGGTGACCGAACAGTCCACGCAACCCAATCTGTTTCTTAGGCCGCATTAAAGAGATGCTCACCACCGTTACCAAGGTTACTAAGTAACAGgttaattaatattaatattgaTCGCCGACAAAATGAGTCGATATTAGCACTCTAACAACCCCGCTGGGGAGGTACAGTACTGCTGACATCGGACTCGAACTATGCAGTGGTATATTTCCTTGTGACTTCTGCAGCTGTCATGTTGAGCCGCAGTACCGAAGCTGTAAACAcattcagcacatttccatctccaccCTGCACACCcgtcccagctcgctccctctggcCAGCCAGCCGGTACTGGTCCCTTTCTCCTCCCTTagcgtccaacctctcatacaactcgccaccgctctcttcactttatgcagcatctccttgtactcctgtctactttcttcatctctctgactatcccacttcttcttcaccaatctcttcctctgtgtgctttgctgtacttcctcgtcccaccaccaagtctccttgtcgtccttcctctgtcctgatgacacaccaagtaccttcctagctgtctccctcactatttctgcagtggttgcccagccatccagcaactcttcactaccacccagtgcctgtcttccctcctccctgaactccacacaacagtcttccttcttcaactcttcactaccacccagtgcctgtcttacctcctccctgaacgccacacaacagtcttccttcttcaactcttcactaccacccagcgcctgtcttaccgcctccctgaattccacacaacagtctttgtgtgtgtgtatatatatatatatatatatatatagtatatatataacaaCTATGTGTTGCCTCCATAAATGTCCTGTTGTACTTGTTCACTCTCACACCTCTTTTCCTGAGGGCTTCCATGTGAACTGGGGGGCCGGGTAGCCGTGGGCAGCGCACCTCAGAGTCACCATGTCTCCTTCCTTCCCCACGTGTCCATTAACTGGAGCCTCAATCATAGGTTTTCctgcaatgagagagagagagaggaacaaaaaagtaggggaggcagagagagagaatatttcaTCGTAAACtagtcaaacacacacatcatcatcattccTCCCTGGCTAATGGCTAATCAACAGAGAAGCATTTCATGATGCTTCAGCTATGTCAGACGGTAGGAATTTCCTTCCTCACACTAAGACGACACCCAGCAACACAGTGCCTATTGTTAACTTGCTCGATTGTCGTTTTATCCATGACACACCCCCTACCCAGGAGGCCTGGCGGACTCGCACATGTGAACGTCGTGGGAAGAGGACCCTGTCTTTTACATGAGGGAAACAAGTtggtaagtttgtgtgtgtgttacctctgACTGTAAGGTTGACACTGGTCTGTGCAGTCAGTCCTGTCACTGACGGCACAGCGCCCTCACAAACGTACTCTCCAGCATTGTCATAGTTGACTCCGGTCAGCGACAGCACCCCAGACTGAGACAGCACCTGAGAACCCTGGgggcaacacacgcacacacacaagttaaGCCCACAACGCAGATGACACAACACTTACACTAATACTTCCTATTTCTGTATCTACCTTCTCCCCCccgtttttcttcccaattgtacccggctgtctgggtagcatggcggtctattccattgcctaccaatatggggatcgccggttcgaacccctgtgttacctccggcttggtcgggtgtccctacagacacagccaattgtgtctgtagggacacctgaccaagccggaggtaacacaggggtaattggtcggatacaattggggagaaatggagGGGGGGCAGTGGCATAACATCCCAAACCAACGAGCGGTTTCAGATAAGCGTGACCATTGACTGGAGTTAGAAAGGCCGTGTGTATTGTTCACAGAGGaccggggaatggttgcaatccagaactgtaagatggcgaccggATCAGGTCcacccggcacaaacggagcaatatcatgtctgctgttaagtgccaggaggatcaccgtgacttgtacatcggggaaactaaacagaccctggccaagaggatggaacaagtcaggtcaagtcaatttttctTTGTGTAGCCcatcatcacaaattacaagtttgcctcaggaggctttacagcaacacaacatcctgtccttaaaccctcgcatcagataaggaacaactccctaaaaaaacctttaacagagagaaacaacaggaagaaacctcagggagagcaacagaggaggggtctctctcccaagacggacgacgtgcaatgggtgttgtgtttacacaatgcaACAGGATAATgcaattataatgaaattataaaatatatgaggagctaacgtgtcaggccaggactccacaccatctacaggccagtggccactctttcagggatgaggacgtgtacatccttgacagggaggaacgctggtttgaacggggagtcaaagaggccaccaccatccctgggggggggggggcttaacagtacatctgtcaccatcttacaatgctgtgattgcaaccattccccagtgaatagtatacatggccattgtaactctaattaaggTCACGCTCATATCTgcgtatgaaactggtcgttggtttcagtcattatgccactgtgttgtttataagggtgggacacctgcagtcagttgagactgaagaggtcacttatgccccttttccactgcatggtaacggctcaactcgactctattcgctttttttggttttccattgagcAAAAGTTCGGGatagtaccaggtactttttttggtaccacctccgtcgaggttccaagtgagctgagctgatGCCAAAAGGTGAcacgaaaataccactataaataaataaaatctaacTATAtgtatcttcttcttctcctttcggcttgttccctgtttcccaggggtcgccacagcggaatcgacattttccatcggtaccctgtgagggcacaacaccgatggcggtcttgtcaatccgcataatgatctggcaaaattttacgtcggatgcccttcctgacacaaccactaaccctatggacgaaaATCTaactatatgtatatttatttatatatttatttaaaaaaaaatcttcttaaATAAATAACTgatttaaatagaaataaaatctgaccactggttggtcagagagaaattgaacagctgtgtttataaccaggaaatgccaaagtgagtcttatgaaacctgttttatagttgataatctatccatgtagaAAATTATGTGTTGTCAGTGAATCTCTCAGTTAcagtaatattgttcatgtgaagcacacatttagagttggtcttgttgattttgttttgtgaaaattaaacactcgtgtggggcgctggtagacaagggaggaaaaactagtcaacacgcccacaaatgaccagtggggcttcgccgtgaggggacgctacctgcagtggaaaaccacatcccaaaaagtaaagccagtagagtcgagttgagccggtaccatgcagtggaaaaggggcattagatgggtgatgaaacgtttctctcagtaaacgttgtgtccagatgaactgatccgacTTCCTGTGATATTCCTGATCCATCAGTGCTGTAGGGAGATGTGGGCTATTTATAAAATGTGATGCTCAGAAAGACACTGGGTGGATGTCAGGGTGAACGAGAGATGTCGGTCTCTCAgcacaagaaaaaaaaccaaaacaccccTTTTCATTTTAAAAGGAGGCAGGAAGGGAAGActcagagctggaggtggagagTACCTTCTTCCAGTGGACAGTGTGTGAGCTGGAGGCCTTGGTCTTGCACTGCATCTCCACCGTGTCTCCTAGCTTGGCCACCAAAGGACCGGCCGGGCTTACGTTCATGGGATCAATGTCTGAGAGAACGGGCacaagagaagaagaatgaaggattttttttgtgtggattttattcccccaccacatgcctcctcccatacatgtggagtcgccagccacttcttttcacctgatggtgaggagtttcaccagagggacgtagcgcgtgggagggtcacgctattccccccagttcccctccccccccgaacaggcgccctgaccgaccggaggaagcactagtgcagcgaccaggacacatacccacatccggcttcccacccacagatgcggtaaattgtgtctgtagggacggccgaccaagccggaggcaacacggggatccgaactgccgatccccgtgttggtaggcaacgggatagaccgctacactacccggacgcccatgaagGATTTTTTTCTGCTTCTTTCAGTGTAAAGCACTCTGAGCTGGATTTCATGTATGAAACGTGCTGTACATATGAAGTTGGTTACTAAAGCTTCTGATTATTGACTGAAGAAATTTAAGTTCTGAAGAGGCCCATGACTCTAAACTGAAAAATAAAACTAATTAAgaactttgggtgtgtgttagacGCAAGCGTTTTAGGTAGAACTAATGCACCGAATCTGACGGCGAACCCATTTCGTTGCAATTCTACACTATTTTTTAGGTTATATACCCCCTAAATGTGGACAATAAAATCAAATTGAAGTGTGGCGGGGCTAAGATTAAAGAAACAGACGAGCTGTGAATAACCGAATTGGATATTGCCCCGCTGAATGGATTCCATTATAGCCCATCCCAAAGGAGTCTGATCCTTTCATTTCAATGATTTACAGATGAAAAGCACCATATGCGGCGATGCCAGGAGGTCatttgagggtgtgtgtgtgtgtttaagctagCCAGACAGAAGAAATGTCCCTTGTGTGAGTTTGTACATATGTCAgtgagagactgtcctccaccaaaaaacgaccctgtaggtcgtttgtacaagcagcttattacgacctatagttacgttttaacctactttttacctgacagtgaggagtttccccctagccccccccccgaacaggcactagtgcagcgaccaggacacatacccacatccggcttcccacccgcagacatggccaattgtgtctgtaaggacgcccgaccaagccggaggtaacatggggattcgaacctacgattcccgtgttggtaggcaacggaatagactgccacgctacccggacgccgtctcaagcaaagtttaatgtcacatagcggttataatgtccacgctagctgacttacTAACTTTTGGCtagcgttaagttagctcttataacgttattcagAGGTAAACATACTACCAATAGCAACCTTAGTTggtatactagacggcgaaacaacacaaaaacgcactgactacatattctattgttctcacactgttttgaaaacccacaatgcacagaggcgcaaagtatctgtggcatatctcctgccgccggtaggggggctaatttaggaaacgctcctgtgggtcgtattagaggacaaacagCCTATGTGGTCGTTTGGGTTGTTGGAGGATTTGTTGGTCAGTGAATATGTACCTGTACGTCCatttgtgtgtgttgatgtgagagcacgtcgacatgtgtgtgtgtgtttgtcttttccACTCACAGTTAACAGCGAGGGTGAGCTCGCTGCTCAGGTCAGCTTCCAGGTTATCAAAGTCGGTGGCCTGGCATCTATACAGGCCCGCCTCCGAACGCTTGACAGACTTCAGGGTCAGCATGCCCCCCTGAGCGGTAATATCCGTACCCTGGACCAACAAGAGCAAGGCAGCGGAAAAGGAGGGGGAGACACTCATTAAGATTAAAGTCTCGTGTTGTTTTATAGAAGTAGCGGTACAGCAAAGCTAAATTACAAACAAAATTAaatcatgggggagggggggcactgcAAGGACAGTCATGGCTCTCATCtctcctttctttcttgctttctctcgcttgtatgtacacacacacacacacactgacgtacATCTTTGGTGAAGTCAAATTCGGGCTGAGGGTTTCCGTCTGTCTCGCACTTCATGGTAACCATATCGCCCTCTTTGACTGGCTCGGTGTTGAGCAGGGTAAAGGTCACCGTCTCCGAGGGATCTGGTCGGACGAAGAGGATGGCCCAGTGACACGGAGTTCAAGAAAAACGGGTAGATGAAGAGAAGGGCAGATTATAACCAGAAGCTTGAATAAAAAGTCTGACGTCtttgggagaggaaaagagaaaggcagacagacacatagatggatggatagacagactcaCAGTTGAGATTGATGGTGATGGTGTCAGACTTCTTCTTCTTGATCTGGTCGCCGGGCATGCTGTACTCCACCGTGCACTGGAACACGGAGTCCTTGTCCTCCTTGGTGGGCTGCATGTACAGGGTGCTCTTGATAGTGAAGAGACCAGAGGCCTCCTTCACCACCGACGGGATCATGTAGGTCTCTGGgacagatgaggaagaggagaaaagggaggaagagaacgggggggggggtgtttgttagAGTGCAGTTGATTTGCTAATCGACCGGGGGACCAAACAAACGACTGACTGTGGACAGGCCAGCGTTTTCACTGTGGTCCAGTTCTGCTCTCGAATGGATCATCCACCATTCGGAAAGGAAGCAAAAGCGTCTTTGGATAAATGATGTACCGCACTAAATAATATAACACTACGGTGCATGCTGTGGCTGGATCCATCCGTATCTCAGTTTCCAGCCTGCCACCTCATTTCAAACCACAGGGATGCTTACTCTCTTTCCTGTCCTTGACCTCGGGTAGCGGCTGGTCATCTTTGAACCAAATGATCCTGGGCTGGGGGTGTCCATTCATCGTCACACAATTACCAATctgatacaaatacacacacacacagagaaaggacTGCTGTCAATGGGAGATAACACGAGAATCAATCATTTTTTCCCCCAGGTTTTTTGCATGTGACTTCACAACAAGATTAAGATCAACATTAAGCTACAACATAGAAATACATATCTTGtagtgcagtaacagacataACGTGCATAGCACAGACAAGTGCAGGCATAAAGcgcatttaaaaaaaagccatcatcggctgtcaataaagctactcaggtaaggacataccatttactgccccgtcatgcacatcacatgcacatccaatgggggggggggatttgtctattggcatgatttatttataattacaaaatattcAATGTGGACACTTCTGGTTTGcctaacaggaatgaattggccagcagttgcagatatAGATACACAAGCACCCATCAAAAATCATGCCAGTAGAGAAATACCCCCccactggaccgttagcgatcacgtgcttttgaatttttgaatgtcgcacctctcccttccccattggacgttgtgcacgtgatgtgcatgacgaggcagtaaatggtacgttcagtcccgagtagctttactgacagctgatgacttcttatggcatgaaacaggcttgcactgtctcatataGAATTTAAttcactcactggattattttgctccttatttgttgagcaatttccctaccgttgagtgtttcttttaacaaagtttatatagaGAGATATTTAAATTTAGAGGATGAATGTCCCCATGGGGGTTAATAACGTATATCGACTTCTTCTTCAACAGTCTAGGAGAGGCTGTAGGGAATCTCTACAGTTTAGTGGAAGGTACAGCCGTGAATCATCAGCATAGAACTGACCGGAGATGTTATAGTTTATAGTTATCGTTACAGTTCTGTGtttacgtgtctgtgtgtgtgtgaatcaattaattgtaaagcgctttgagtggctgttgcagctagaaaagcactataaaaatgcaacttgactgattgattgattaatgtaAGTGGACATGTGCAAACAGATGTatgcatacagtacacacacctcAGAACTGGTGGTCTCCCCAACAGAAATGGCCTGGCTTGAGGGCCTGGTGAGTTCTGGCTTCTCAGGAgcatctgtgagagagagagagagagagagacagagcaagagatagacagacagagagcgagtgacagcaagagacagagagcaacagagtgcgagagagagagacaacaaaagaaggaaagaaatgcAAAGAGAAGGAAAATAAAAGGGATGGAGACAGGGGGAGCTATGTATTATTACATCATTATTTGTCGAAGGAAGGAGAGCACATAGATAAATATTAACTCTGGGACGCACACAAACGCTGCTTCGTATTATTCCGCCTCGACCCCAGCTCACACTGATAAGGGTCAAACGACAGGGACACCTCTCATTCTCTTTATCActtccacgcacacacacaggtatgaGGAGTGCTCCCTCTCCTTCACTCCTGTGCACTCTTTCACATGCAAGGTCATGCTATCGCTGACTGCAGCTGTCGCCTGCTTCACAAAATAAACAACAGACATTCAATAACACTGACGGGGCCTCGGCCGCTCTCTCGTCCCCTGTGCACTTCTGTGTTTTTTCAGGGTGCTCTGCAGCATTTTGGTGCCCTTTGTTTTGCTGCGTAGGTCCCAGCACTGTGCCTCCTAGCAGCTCccgttgtgcacgtgatgaagACAGCCATACAGCAAGTTGTACAGTGCACTTGTTTTCTTGCACACTAAGGACCTCTTCATACTCCACTGAGCCCGCTCTTTCaaaactcttcttctcttctcccgCCCCAGTCTTGCACtatctccatccatccgttatcccacccgcttatcctgttctcggggtcgcggggatgctggagccaatcccagcagtcattggggggcaggtggggagacaccctggacatgccgccagaccaccacacagggccgacatacaaacacacacacacattcatacctaggggcaatgtagtacggccgattcacctgacctacatgtgtttggactgtgggaggaaaccggagcacccggaggaaacccacacagacatggggagaacatgcaaactgcacgcagaggacgacccaggatgacccaccaaggttggactaccttggggctcgaacccaggaccttcttgccgtgaggcaactgcactaaccactgcaccaccgtgccgccatatatatatatggaccaactccagttcttctttccattgccttgctcaggggcacaggcaggagtattaaccctaacatacatgtctttttgatggtgggaggaaaccggagcacctggaggaaatccatgcagacatggggagaacatgcaaactccacacagaaaggacctgggacggcctggggttcgaatctaggaccttcttgctgtgaggcaacagtactaaccactgagcTAACcacatatgccccttttccactacatggtaccggctcaactcgagtcgactcgcttctgtgtcgttttccattaccgtgacagtaccccctcagtgtagtgGGTCGTCgtctttttggaacctcgacaaaggagGTAccggaaaagtggtaacagttaccgaaatgccggtactttccagtaatggaaaagaaaaaaaggacgcATCAAGTTGAGTCgagtcggtaccatgtagtggaaaaggggcaatagatAAATCAATAGATAAGACAGTTAATGTTGAAAACGATATTGCTTTCCTCTAAATTGACA
This window contains:
- the LOC130133326 gene encoding basal cell adhesion molecule-like translates to MKTERETGNLSSDVNARMTFDPCACSGNVKVEVTPTVEVIKGESASLPCSYQLASSSANTIVEWFIEEQDTRKRVAFRAEGGDGKSDEGTRLSGRVTMGKDFSLTISPVQPSDELSFFCQVTAGPAGMGEAATMLKVFYAPEKPELTRPSSQAISVGETTSSEIGNCVTMNGHPQPRIIWFKDDQPLPEVKDRKEKTYMIPSVVKEASGLFTIKSTLYMQPTKEDKDSVFQCTVEYSMPGDQIKKKKSDTITINLNYPSETVTFTLLNTEPVKEGDMVTMKCETDGNPQPEFDFTKDGTDITAQGGMLTLKSVKRSEAGLYRCQATDFDNLEADLSSELTLAVNYIDPMNVSPAGPLVAKLGDTVEMQCKTKASSSHTVHWKKGSQVLSQSGVLSLTGVNYDNAGEYVCEGAVPSVTGLTAQTSVNLTVRGKPMIEAPVNGHVGKEGDMVTLRCAAHGYPAPQFTWKPSGKESVTVEGTKVVSSVTLEANAGVMKDGAICEASNEHGTDSKTFAISIRAAADTSNANRADRQQGGSSGVVIAVVVCVLLLLLLVALLYFLNKKGKLPCSKTDKKEVASGEVNNDIVVEMKTEKANEEAGLLNKRPATEQ